In uncultured Methanobrevibacter sp., a single window of DNA contains:
- a CDS encoding ATP-binding protein: MNQIIEKYIRKQVYETPIIVSRKISTEENIKFNKREDYYKLQQRADDFLNRENEKRFFVLPGLRGVGKTTLLLQIYEYLLNEKNVNPKNLLYVSCEEINFAGEVNIKEVIESYLKIFHNTTPTLLDEDVFIFIDEVHYDRNWAMAGKIMFDKSPHIFMIFTGSSSLHLSYNADAARRLRTQSILPLNYSEHLKLKYNYFTDISKDLNDLIFKGEVESAQKKELKIQNDLISVKDYKLNDWDNYFKYGSFPSTLNEKYTSDIVRDLWSIIYRIVSNDISNIFNINRNTQNLIYRILTFLAEQKPGEISQNKVAASLNCSTSRINSIFNILEQTQLIFHCEAYGGIKKRVRKSWKYYLATPSVKNCINETLGNTILDKSDYEGVLLENLVASSLHNLSYTGDLPLFNTYYDMDKGGVDFIVQKHFQTPIPIEVGMGKKDNKQIKKAINKLNADYGIVISNKTSSIEKDEDIIYISPKTFSLL, encoded by the coding sequence ATGAATCAAATAATCGAAAAATATATAAGAAAACAAGTTTATGAAACTCCAATAATAGTCAGCAGAAAAATATCTACAGAAGAAAACATTAAATTTAATAAAAGAGAAGATTACTATAAACTTCAACAGAGAGCGGATGATTTCTTAAATAGGGAAAATGAAAAGCGTTTTTTTGTACTGCCAGGACTTAGAGGTGTTGGAAAAACAACATTGCTCCTGCAAATATATGAATATCTGCTAAATGAAAAAAACGTCAACCCAAAAAATCTCTTATATGTATCATGCGAAGAAATAAATTTTGCAGGGGAAGTTAACATTAAGGAAGTTATTGAATCATACTTAAAAATATTTCACAACACCACACCTACACTGCTTGATGAAGATGTCTTTATTTTTATCGATGAGGTTCATTATGATAGGAATTGGGCAATGGCGGGAAAAATAATGTTTGATAAGTCCCCCCACATTTTCATGATATTTACAGGTTCATCATCACTGCATTTAAGTTATAATGCAGATGCCGCAAGAAGACTTAGAACCCAAAGCATTCTGCCTTTGAACTACAGCGAACATTTAAAGCTCAAATACAATTACTTTACCGACATATCCAAAGACTTGAATGACTTAATTTTCAAAGGAGAAGTAGAATCAGCCCAGAAAAAAGAATTAAAAATCCAGAATGATTTAATAAGCGTGAAAGATTATAAGCTAAACGATTGGGACAATTATTTTAAATATGGATCTTTCCCATCAACATTAAATGAAAAATACACATCAGACATAGTAAGGGACTTATGGTCAATTATTTATAGGATAGTCAGCAATGATATAAGCAACATCTTTAATATAAATAGAAACACCCAAAATCTCATCTATAGAATCTTAACATTTTTAGCAGAGCAGAAGCCTGGAGAGATTTCACAAAATAAAGTGGCAGCAAGCCTCAACTGCAGCACTAGCAGAATCAATTCAATATTTAATATTTTAGAACAGACACAATTGATTTTCCACTGCGAAGCATATGGGGGAATTAAAAAAAGAGTGAGAAAATCATGGAAGTATTATCTTGCAACACCAAGTGTGAAAAACTGCATCAATGAAACACTGGGAAATACCATACTTGATAAAAGCGATTACGAAGGAGTTTTACTCGAAAATTTAGTGGCAAGCAGCCTACACAATTTATCATATACTGGAGACTTGCCATTATTTAATACATATTACGATATGGATAAAGGAGGGGTGGACTTTATTGTCCAGAAACATTTCCAAACCCCAATTCCCATAGAAGTGGGAATGGGAAAAAAAGACAATAAGCAAATTAAAAAAGCAATCAACAAATTAAATGCCGATTATGGAATAGTAATATCCAATAAAACCAGTTCAATTGAAAAAGATGAGGATATAATTTACATATCTCCTAAAACATTTTCATTATTATGA
- the rpiA gene encoding ribose-5-phosphate isomerase RpiA: protein MSQMKKDCGYAAADLVKDGQVLGLGTGSTTLYFIEKVGMRVRDEGIEVIGIPTSFQSRLLARQWNIPLTDLSEHEIDLAVDGADEIDPDFNLIKGGGAAHTLEKIVDYSADELVIIADESKLVDVLGAFPLPIEIIPESLNPVTKALEDMGGKVDIRMGQAKDGPVITDNGNFILDVAFGKIENPIHMEDELNTIPGVVENGLFTEMVDKVIIGSKDGVKYL from the coding sequence ATGAGTCAAATGAAAAAGGATTGCGGTTATGCTGCAGCTGATTTGGTAAAAGACGGTCAGGTTTTAGGTCTTGGTACAGGTTCAACCACCCTTTACTTTATTGAAAAGGTAGGTATGAGAGTAAGGGATGAAGGAATTGAAGTCATTGGAATTCCAACTTCTTTCCAATCAAGATTGCTTGCTCGCCAATGGAACATTCCACTTACAGACCTTAGTGAACATGAAATCGATTTGGCTGTTGATGGTGCTGATGAAATCGATCCAGACTTCAATTTAATCAAGGGTGGAGGAGCAGCACACACTTTGGAAAAGATTGTTGATTATTCTGCAGATGAGCTTGTTATCATTGCAGATGAATCCAAGCTTGTAGATGTCTTAGGCGCTTTCCCACTTCCTATTGAAATCATTCCAGAGTCCTTAAATCCAGTTACAAAGGCATTGGAGGATATGGGTGGTAAAGTGGACATAAGAATGGGTCAAGCTAAGGATGGGCCTGTAATTACAGATAATGGGAACTTCATTTTGGATGTTGCATTCGGCAAAATCGAAAACCCAATTCATATGGAAGATGAATTGAACACAATTCCAGGTGTTGTTGAAAACGGTTTATTCACTGAAATGGTAGATAAGGTCATTATCGGTTCTAAAGATGGTGTAAAATACTTATAG
- a CDS encoding UPF0179 family protein, translating to MITLIGKELAREGVSFVFYEPAEECSDCRFKASCVDSLKKGHRYTITEVRDVEQKCPIHENDKVQVVAVENAEFTILTDSKGVFEGSSFDFKRQGCSNKDCDFRHMCFPDGISKEEKGVYVKDLGKFKDCPKGNALVKCIVKIQDK from the coding sequence ATGATTACATTGATTGGTAAGGAATTGGCAAGGGAAGGAGTGAGCTTTGTATTTTATGAGCCCGCAGAGGAATGTTCGGACTGCAGGTTCAAGGCATCATGTGTAGACTCCCTAAAGAAAGGTCATAGGTATACAATTACAGAAGTTAGGGATGTTGAACAGAAATGCCCTATCCATGAGAACGATAAGGTTCAAGTGGTTGCTGTTGAGAATGCGGAATTCACTATCCTAACTGATTCAAAAGGGGTCTTTGAAGGATCAAGCTTTGACTTCAAACGTCAAGGATGTTCAAACAAGGACTGTGATTTCAGGCATATGTGTTTCCCAGATGGAATCTCCAAAGAGGAGAAGGGAGTTTATGTAAAGGATTTAGGTAAGTTCAAGGACTGTCCTAAAGGAAACGCATTGGTTAAATGCATTGTTAAAATTCAAGATAAATAA
- a CDS encoding NAD(P)-dependent glycerol-1-phosphate dehydrogenase, whose translation MDSKTIQMPREVHIGPNVLDDIGEICKNLRLFDEALVVSGYHTFDVAGKLTVEALEKSDFGVEVVKVKDASMESVEKVQERIANASVVLGVGGGKIIDVAKLASTNAHNYFISVPTTASHDGIASPMASIKNDIGSVSKSANSPMAVVADTGIINDSPFRLIASGCADIVSNYTAIKDWKLAYRLRNEPYSESAAALSEMTAKLIINSSDSIKEGLEESARIVVKSLFSSGMAISIAGSSRPASGSEHLFSHALDRVAKKHALHGEQCGVGTIMMMHLHGGDWRSIQNILKTIGAPTTAAELGVDDDEIIEALTIAHTIRPERYTILGDNGLTRDAAIKLAKKTEVI comes from the coding sequence ATGGATTCTAAAACAATTCAAATGCCAAGAGAAGTGCATATTGGACCTAATGTCCTTGATGACATAGGTGAAATATGCAAGAATTTACGCTTGTTTGATGAAGCTCTTGTCGTATCAGGTTATCATACATTTGATGTGGCAGGTAAGCTTACAGTTGAAGCTTTGGAAAAGTCTGACTTTGGAGTTGAAGTTGTAAAGGTAAAGGACGCTTCAATGGAGTCTGTTGAAAAGGTGCAAGAAAGAATAGCTAACGCTTCTGTAGTCTTAGGTGTAGGTGGAGGAAAGATCATTGATGTAGCAAAGCTTGCTTCCACAAATGCCCATAACTATTTCATTTCCGTTCCAACAACCGCTTCCCACGATGGTATAGCATCACCAATGGCTTCAATAAAAAATGATATCGGATCAGTTTCCAAAAGCGCTAATTCTCCAATGGCTGTTGTTGCTGACACTGGCATTATTAACGATTCTCCTTTTAGATTAATTGCTTCCGGTTGTGCAGATATTGTCTCCAATTACACTGCAATAAAGGATTGGAAATTGGCGTACAGATTAAGAAATGAGCCATACAGTGAGTCTGCCGCTGCATTGTCTGAAATGACTGCAAAGCTTATCATAAACTCTTCCGACAGCATAAAAGAAGGGCTTGAGGAAAGTGCAAGAATTGTTGTTAAGTCATTGTTCAGCAGTGGTATGGCAATAAGCATTGCAGGGTCATCAAGACCTGCAAGCGGTTCAGAACACTTATTCAGCCATGCTTTGGATAGAGTTGCCAAAAAGCATGCATTGCATGGTGAGCAATGTGGTGTAGGAACAATCATGATGATGCATTTGCATGGTGGAGACTGGAGATCCATTCAAAATATATTAAAGACAATTGGTGCTCCAACAACTGCAGCTGAATTGGGTGTAGATGATGATGAGATCATTGAGGCATTGACAATTGCCCATACAATAAGGCCAGAAAGATATACCATTTTAGGTGATAATGGTCTTACAAGAGATGCAGCTATTAAATTGGCTAAGAAGACTGAAGTCATTTAG
- the proS gene encoding proline--tRNA ligase, which produces MENFSEWFHDILENADITDSRYPIKGMAVWRPYGFQIRRATLNIFRDLMDKEHDETLFPLLIPEAELAKEGIHVKGFEDEVYWVTHGGQTELNEKLAIRPTSETAMYPMFALWVRSHIDLPIKQYQVVNTFRYETKHTRPLIRVREITTFAEAHTVHSSAEEAAEQVETGIELYKKFFDGLGIAYLISKRPVWDKFPGAEYTMAFDTIMPDGKTLQIGTVHNLGQTFAHTFEITFENKEGNHEYAYQTCYGISDRVIAAAIAAHGDEKGLQLPPEISPKQITIIPIIFKDGGEEVMAKCNEIKDALEAKGIRVQMDTRDIRPGKKFFDWELKGTPLRFELGPRDLNNNLAIIGRRDTGEKIEVSLDDDITEKVSDLLAEVEESMKANSWAKQDEKLVTLDSLENVSDIVDGGKVVKFYWCGDEECGKAIEEETGVDILGINEEDIETDKVCPHCGKPAKHLALMAKTY; this is translated from the coding sequence GTGGAAAATTTTAGTGAATGGTTCCATGACATTTTAGAAAATGCAGATATAACCGATTCAAGATATCCTATTAAGGGAATGGCTGTATGGCGTCCTTATGGATTTCAAATCAGAAGAGCAACTTTAAATATATTTAGAGACTTGATGGACAAAGAGCATGACGAAACCCTATTTCCTTTACTCATTCCTGAAGCAGAACTTGCAAAAGAGGGAATTCATGTAAAGGGATTTGAAGATGAGGTATATTGGGTTACCCATGGTGGTCAAACAGAATTGAATGAAAAGCTTGCAATCAGACCAACCAGTGAAACCGCAATGTACCCTATGTTCGCATTATGGGTAAGATCACACATTGACCTCCCTATCAAGCAATATCAAGTTGTAAACACATTCAGATACGAAACCAAACATACAAGACCTCTTATTAGAGTAAGGGAAATCACTACCTTTGCAGAAGCTCACACAGTACATTCAAGCGCTGAAGAGGCTGCAGAACAGGTTGAAACAGGTATCGAACTCTACAAGAAATTCTTTGACGGACTTGGAATCGCTTATTTAATCAGCAAAAGACCAGTTTGGGACAAGTTCCCTGGTGCAGAATACACCATGGCATTCGATACAATCATGCCTGATGGAAAGACATTGCAAATTGGTACTGTTCACAACTTAGGCCAAACCTTTGCACATACCTTTGAAATAACCTTCGAGAACAAGGAAGGAAACCATGAATATGCTTACCAAACCTGTTACGGCATCTCTGACAGAGTGATTGCAGCAGCAATTGCCGCTCATGGAGATGAAAAAGGTCTCCAATTGCCTCCAGAAATCTCTCCAAAGCAAATCACTATAATCCCTATCATCTTCAAGGATGGTGGAGAGGAAGTAATGGCTAAATGTAATGAGATCAAGGATGCTTTGGAAGCTAAAGGAATCAGAGTACAAATGGATACCAGAGACATCAGACCAGGTAAGAAATTCTTTGATTGGGAACTCAAAGGAACTCCTCTCAGATTCGAATTAGGACCAAGAGACCTTAACAACAATTTAGCAATCATTGGAAGAAGAGACACCGGTGAAAAGATTGAAGTAAGCTTAGATGACGACATTACTGAAAAGGTATCAGACTTATTAGCTGAAGTTGAAGAAAGCATGAAAGCTAATTCCTGGGCTAAACAGGATGAGAAATTAGTCACATTAGACAGTCTTGAGAATGTTTCTGACATTGTTGATGGGGGAAAGGTCGTTAAGTTCTACTGGTGTGGAGACGAGGAATGTGGAAAGGCAATTGAAGAGGAAACCGGTGTGGATATCCTTGGTATCAATGAAGAGGATATTGAAACCGATAAGGTCTGTCCACATTGCGGAAAGCCAGCTAAACATTTAGCATTAATGGCTAAAACATATTAG
- the cofC gene encoding 2-phospho-L-lactate guanylyltransferase, translating to MDKIYAIIPVNQFANAKTRLSPFLSPEERKNLLKAMLKDIAITLKPIVDDIIIISKDEEVLAYAEELELTALVEEDHKSSKASKNGDEGPLNKAIKQAMKWCRKKTRKVIILPSDIPLIGKTNIKLLIDQAKNLDFIIVPSKGGGTNALIIKPLSIDMKFGGFSFKKHIEEAEKKKLVPLVHDSFYMALDVNTTEDLGEIMLHGNGTETKKYLESLGIKVESFRGHERLKVTRDE from the coding sequence ATGGATAAGATTTATGCAATAATTCCAGTAAATCAATTTGCAAATGCTAAAACAAGATTATCTCCTTTTTTATCACCTGAAGAGAGAAAAAATCTTTTAAAGGCAATGCTAAAGGACATTGCAATCACATTAAAGCCTATTGTAGATGATATCATAATAATAAGTAAAGACGAAGAGGTTTTGGCATATGCAGAGGAATTGGAACTTACTGCACTTGTTGAAGAGGACCACAAGTCATCTAAAGCTTCAAAAAATGGTGATGAAGGCCCTTTAAACAAAGCCATCAAACAAGCTATGAAATGGTGCAGAAAGAAAACAAGAAAAGTCATAATCTTGCCATCTGACATTCCATTGATTGGAAAGACCAATATCAAGCTACTTATTGACCAAGCTAAAAATCTTGATTTCATCATTGTTCCTTCAAAAGGTGGAGGAACAAATGCATTGATCATCAAGCCATTGTCCATTGACATGAAATTCGGAGGATTCAGTTTCAAAAAGCATATTGAAGAGGCTGAAAAGAAGAAATTGGTCCCATTGGTTCATGACTCATTCTATATGGCACTTGATGTAAACACCACTGAAGACCTTGGTGAAATCATGCTTCATGGAAATGGAACAGAAACCAAGAAATACTTGGAATCACTTGGTATCAAAGTGGAATCATTCCGTGGCCATGAAAGGCTTAAAGTAACTAGAGATGAATAA
- the thiD gene encoding bifunctional hydroxymethylpyrimidine kinase/phosphomethylpyrimidine kinase: MIGLTIAGFDPSGGAGISTDIKTMAAHGVHACAAVTALTAQNPKKVFSVEPVSTTYISEQIDSIFDEYTIKYSKTGLLYSKEIIQLVSKKVDEYDLSIVVDPVMVASAGDALSKMEIADALKKYLLKKTLIVTPNVSEAEKLSGMKIESVEDAKESAYKIGEYCNVMITGGHLNGTNIIYNKEKDELSTLHQDLIKSENLHGTGCSLSAAICANLVLLNNNDKNSKDEDNLKIAIKKSTKFIYESVKNGRYGTLNPNFNSKVL; the protein is encoded by the coding sequence ATGATAGGACTAACAATTGCAGGATTCGATCCATCTGGAGGAGCAGGAATAAGCACTGACATCAAGACCATGGCAGCACATGGTGTTCATGCATGTGCAGCAGTCACTGCACTCACTGCACAAAACCCTAAAAAAGTGTTTTCTGTTGAACCTGTTAGCACTACATATATCTCTGAGCAGATAGATTCTATTTTTGATGAGTACACTATCAAATACTCAAAGACAGGCCTATTATACTCAAAGGAAATCATTCAACTTGTAAGTAAAAAGGTCGACGAATACGATTTAAGCATAGTTGTTGATCCAGTGATGGTAGCTAGTGCAGGAGATGCACTTTCTAAGATGGAAATAGCTGATGCTTTAAAGAAATATCTCCTCAAAAAAACACTTATTGTAACTCCTAATGTGTCAGAAGCTGAAAAACTTTCAGGAATGAAAATTGAAAGTGTTGAAGATGCAAAGGAATCAGCGTATAAAATTGGTGAATACTGCAATGTGATGATTACTGGTGGACACCTTAATGGAACAAACATCATTTACAATAAGGAAAAAGATGAATTAAGCACTTTACATCAGGATCTAATCAAATCTGAAAACTTGCATGGAACCGGATGCAGCTTATCTGCTGCAATTTGTGCAAATCTTGTTTTATTAAACAATAATGATAAAAACAGCAAAGATGAGGATAATTTAAAAATAGCTATAAAAAAATCCACCAAATTCATTTATGAATCTGTTAAAAACGGAAGATACGGTACTTTAAATCCTAATTTTAATTCAAAAGTATTGTAA
- a CDS encoding ABC transporter ATP-binding protein, with amino-acid sequence MAIDIKNVSKSFITKDKDFMALKDVNLHVDDGELICLLGPSGCGKTTLLRMVAGLEKPDEGEIYDRGELVEGPSKERGFIFQQYSLFPWLNVLDNVMFGLNLSGEHSKEENLAAAERYLERVGLADFKYSYPHELSGGMKQRVAIIRSLLNHTPVLLMDEPFSAVDMLNRHTLQEQLIGVWKRFETTILFVTHDVDEAVYLADKIVIMDKRPGRIKDVVEVPLERPRQRESREFLDFQDEVEKLLGVWEP; translated from the coding sequence TTGGCAATTGATATAAAAAATGTTTCTAAATCATTTATTACAAAAGATAAAGATTTCATGGCTTTAAAAGATGTGAATTTGCATGTTGATGATGGAGAGCTTATCTGTCTTTTAGGCCCTTCCGGTTGTGGAAAGACAACCCTTTTAAGAATGGTTGCAGGTTTGGAAAAACCTGATGAAGGTGAGATTTACGATAGAGGGGAACTTGTAGAAGGCCCTTCAAAGGAAAGAGGGTTCATTTTCCAACAATATTCTTTATTCCCTTGGTTAAATGTTTTAGATAATGTAATGTTTGGTTTAAATTTATCCGGAGAGCATAGTAAAGAGGAAAATCTTGCTGCTGCTGAAAGATATCTTGAAAGAGTTGGATTAGCTGACTTTAAATACAGTTATCCTCATGAGCTTTCAGGTGGTATGAAGCAAAGGGTAGCTATTATCCGTTCCTTATTGAACCACACTCCTGTCTTGCTTATGGATGAGCCGTTTTCAGCAGTTGACATGTTGAATAGGCATACCTTGCAGGAACAATTGATTGGAGTTTGGAAAAGATTCGAAACCACTATTCTTTTCGTCACTCACGATGTTGATGAAGCGGTCTATTTGGCAGACAAGATTGTGATCATGGATAAAAGGCCAGGTAGAATAAAAGACGTGGTAGAGGTTCCTCTTGAAAGACCTCGTCAAAGAGAATCAAGAGAGTTCTTGGATTTCCAAGATGAAGTTGAAAAGCTTTTAGGAGTTTGGGAGCCCTAA
- a CDS encoding ABC transporter permease: MEIKKELLPFILPAILLIIWYLLTDGLHLIPYYILPSPLNVFTAAWTLLSSGKLFMHTSSTLVKVFSGIILASVVAIPLGIVLGWYETLDRLSSLIISILRPIPPISWIPFSILWFGIGLSSAVFVIFIGCVFSVLVYTIDGVKRTDKVLIEAAQTLGANNWNILTKIVLPSALPYIVSGLKVGVSIALMCTVSAEMIASSRGLGYMILTASQLFQPGTVVVGMIIIGLIGILFDYGFRKAQDRIFW, encoded by the coding sequence GTGGAAATTAAAAAAGAATTATTACCATTTATTTTACCGGCAATACTTCTAATTATTTGGTATTTGCTTACTGATGGTTTACATTTGATTCCCTACTACATTTTACCAAGTCCATTAAATGTATTCACTGCGGCTTGGACTTTATTAAGCAGTGGAAAACTGTTCATGCATACCTCAAGCACTTTAGTGAAAGTGTTTTCAGGCATCATTCTTGCATCAGTGGTTGCAATTCCATTAGGTATAGTTCTTGGATGGTATGAAACTTTAGATAGATTAAGTTCCTTGATCATTAGTATCTTAAGGCCTATTCCACCTATCTCATGGATTCCATTTTCCATTTTATGGTTTGGTATAGGATTATCCTCCGCAGTATTCGTAATCTTCATCGGTTGTGTATTCTCAGTACTTGTATATACCATTGACGGTGTAAAGAGAACCGATAAGGTATTGATTGAAGCTGCTCAGACTTTAGGTGCTAACAATTGGAATATATTAACTAAAATCGTGCTTCCTTCCGCATTGCCTTACATTGTATCAGGGCTTAAGGTAGGGGTAAGTATCGCATTGATGTGTACCGTATCCGCTGAGATGATTGCTTCAAGCAGAGGATTAGGATATATGATCTTGACTGCAAGTCAATTGTTCCAGCCAGGAACTGTTGTAGTTGGTATGATAATTATTGGTTTAATCGGTATTTTATTTGATTATGGATTTAGAAAAGCACAAGATAGAATATTCTGGTAA
- a CDS encoding ABC transporter substrate-binding protein encodes MDKKILAIIAVVIIALVAVGAYFATSGGSGDNVVRIGHLPSDHDTALFVAQEKKMFEEQGLTVELTQFNNGGDLMTAMASGDIDIGYAGITPVMSSISQGVPVKVVSGAQIEGSSIVANKNSGINTVADLKGKTVATPGEATIQNMLLTSALTQAGVKTSDVEFTTMKAAQMTDALKAGQVDAMIIWEPYASIAVKNGDGKLVETSGEIIPGHPCCCVVAREDFINNHPEELKKVLAAHENATKFTNENPAEAAACLPEDIVPDKDLQASVIKDTTFISGLDSTYKQNVMDFMNLEVKLGLLQKPLTQDQIFADL; translated from the coding sequence ATGGATAAAAAAATTTTAGCAATTATTGCTGTTGTAATTATAGCTCTTGTAGCTGTAGGTGCTTACTTTGCAACCAGCGGTGGCTCTGGCGATAATGTTGTAAGAATCGGTCACTTACCATCCGATCACGACACCGCACTTTTCGTTGCACAAGAAAAGAAAATGTTTGAAGAACAAGGTCTTACTGTTGAATTAACCCAATTTAACAATGGTGGAGACTTAATGACTGCTATGGCAAGTGGAGATATCGATATTGGTTATGCAGGTATCACTCCTGTAATGTCTTCCATTTCTCAAGGAGTTCCAGTAAAAGTTGTATCTGGTGCTCAAATCGAAGGAAGTTCCATTGTTGCTAATAAAAACAGTGGAATCAACACTGTTGCTGACTTAAAAGGCAAAACTGTAGCAACCCCTGGTGAAGCAACCATTCAAAACATGCTTTTAACCTCTGCTTTAACCCAAGCTGGCGTTAAAACCAGTGATGTTGAATTCACTACCATGAAAGCTGCACAAATGACTGACGCTTTAAAAGCTGGTCAAGTTGATGCAATGATCATTTGGGAACCATATGCTTCCATTGCAGTTAAAAACGGTGACGGTAAATTAGTGGAAACCAGTGGAGAAATCATTCCTGGTCACCCATGCTGTTGTGTTGTAGCAAGAGAAGACTTCATCAACAATCATCCTGAAGAATTGAAAAAAGTCTTGGCTGCTCATGAAAATGCTACCAAATTCACCAATGAAAACCCTGCAGAAGCAGCTGCATGCTTACCTGAAGACATTGTTCCTGATAAAGACTTGCAAGCAAGTGTAATCAAAGACACTACTTTCATTTCCGGTTTAGACAGCACTTACAAACAAAATGTAATGGACTTCATGAACCTTGAAGTAAAATTAGGTCTTTTACAAAAACCTTTAACTCAAGATCAAATCTTCGCAGATTTATAA
- a CDS encoding transposase has protein sequence MKDIINPNVEIPDDQVAMAFFRSVRWVNGVYCPKCKSYNVNSRGNQGRTRRYVCKDCGANFNDFSGTIFHKSKIPLNVMLYILFNLDKKTTTQLSEELDYSRQCISRISKLFRDKLLSNPEFFDIEE, from the coding sequence ATGAAAGATATTATTAATCCGAATGTAGAAATTCCTGATGATCAGGTAGCTATGGCATTCTTTAGGAGTGTCCGTTGGGTTAATGGAGTCTATTGTCCTAAATGTAAATCATATAATGTCAACAGTAGGGGAAACCAGGGAAGGACTAGAAGATATGTGTGCAAGGATTGTGGCGCTAACTTCAATGACTTTTCAGGAACTATCTTCCATAAGAGCAAAATACCTCTAAATGTGATGTTATACATACTCTTCAATTTGGATAAGAAAACAACCACTCAGTTGTCTGAAGAGTTGGATTACAGCAGACAATGCATTTCAAGGATATCTAAATTGTTTAGGGATAAGCTATTGAGCAATCCAGAATTCTTTGATATAGAGGAATGA
- a CDS encoding coenzyme F420-0:L-glutamate ligase, whose amino-acid sequence MRCVGTVVRGIRTPIIKENDDLATIVVDSLMAAKESEGFEFKDKDIVAITEAVVGISEGNYVTVDDVAEDLENKFPSKNIGVTNPILSRNRFSIILKGIARAMDKITLLTSFPSDEVGNGILDEELLDKSEYNLGSVITEEEYKETFGSWKHPFTGINMIDFYRELIESEDCEVEFVFSNDVKTILDYNTDVLTCDIHTREKTTKLLKEEGAHVFGLHEVLTEPIGDSGCNPNFGLLGSNKATEERLKLFPKTGDTLVREVQKRLIDLTGKQIEVMVYGDGAFKDPVGKIWELADPVVSPAHTDGLVGYPNEIKLKYVSDNKFADLKGNELKEAIKEEIRQKDEDLTGQMITEGTTPRVLTDLIGSLCDLTSGSGDKGTPVIFIQGYFDNLAND is encoded by the coding sequence ATGAGATGTGTTGGTACTGTTGTACGTGGAATAAGAACACCAATTATTAAAGAAAATGATGATTTAGCTACCATAGTTGTAGATTCATTGATGGCAGCAAAGGAAAGTGAAGGATTCGAATTCAAAGACAAGGATATTGTTGCAATTACCGAAGCAGTTGTAGGTATTTCAGAAGGAAACTATGTAACTGTAGACGATGTTGCAGAAGATCTAGAAAACAAGTTCCCATCCAAAAACATTGGAGTGACAAACCCTATCTTAAGTAGAAACAGATTCTCCATTATCTTAAAAGGTATTGCAAGAGCAATGGACAAGATCACTCTTTTAACCTCATTCCCTTCAGATGAAGTTGGAAACGGTATCTTAGATGAAGAGCTTTTAGATAAAAGTGAATACAATTTAGGAAGCGTCATCACTGAAGAGGAATATAAAGAAACTTTCGGCTCATGGAAACACCCATTCACCGGAATAAACATGATTGACTTTTACAGAGAATTGATTGAAAGTGAAGACTGTGAAGTTGAATTTGTCTTCTCAAATGATGTAAAAACCATCCTTGACTATAACACTGATGTTTTAACCTGTGATATCCATACCAGAGAAAAAACCACAAAATTACTTAAGGAAGAAGGAGCTCATGTATTCGGACTTCACGAAGTTTTAACTGAACCTATTGGAGATTCCGGCTGCAACCCAAATTTCGGATTACTCGGTTCCAACAAGGCAACTGAAGAAAGATTAAAATTATTCCCAAAAACAGGAGACACTTTAGTAAGAGAAGTTCAAAAAAGATTAATTGACCTTACCGGCAAACAAATTGAAGTTATGGTTTACGGTGACGGTGCATTCAAAGACCCTGTCGGAAAGATTTGGGAATTAGCTGATCCTGTTGTTTCACCAGCACATACCGATGGTTTAGTAGGATATCCTAATGAAATCAAATTGAAATATGTTTCTGACAATAAATTCGCTGACTTAAAAGGAAACGAATTGAAAGAAGCAATCAAAGAAGAAATCAGACAAAAAGATGAAGACTTAACCGGACAAATGATTACTGAAGGAACCACTCCAAGAGTATTGACTGACTTAATCGGTTCATTATGTGACTTAACAAGTGGTTCTGGAGATAAAGGAACTCCAGTTATATTCATCCAAGGATACTTCGATAATTTAGCTAATGACTAA